Proteins from a single region of Fodinibius sp. Rm-B-1B1-1:
- a CDS encoding DUF177 domain-containing protein — protein MSKLEFNIVEIPEGESRRTVELVEDDLDLSPHTFMGGAIDLKFYRTLHFIRVSFHVDSDVEMVCDRSLEPYIQPIESDYEVVFKVDVQEETEDENGAVRRFNFSSNTLSVENEVRDTIFLNIPIKKIHPKFLDEEGRPENFETKSFGDTKEDTDAEAIDPRWEKLKELKN, from the coding sequence ATGTCAAAACTTGAATTTAACATAGTAGAAATACCCGAAGGCGAAAGCCGACGCACAGTAGAGCTTGTGGAAGATGATCTTGATTTGTCTCCCCATACGTTTATGGGCGGAGCTATAGATCTTAAATTTTACCGCACGCTTCATTTTATCCGGGTAAGTTTTCATGTGGATTCGGATGTAGAAATGGTATGCGATCGTTCGCTTGAACCCTACATCCAACCCATCGAATCGGACTATGAAGTAGTATTCAAGGTTGATGTACAGGAAGAAACAGAAGATGAAAACGGCGCGGTGCGGCGATTTAATTTTTCGAGCAACACATTAAGTGTTGAGAATGAAGTCCGCGACACGATATTTTTAAATATTCCGATTAAAAAAATTCATCCAAAGTTTCTGGACGAGGAGGGGAGACCCGAAAACTTTGAAACAAAATCGTTTGGAGACACTAAAGAAGATACAGATGCTGAGGCCATTGATCCTCGGTGGGAAAAACTAAAAGAACTTAAGAATTAA
- the plsX gene encoding phosphate acyltransferase PlsX, translated as MIIAVDAAGGDHYPTSPVEGSIQAINENSSLTVVLVGPEDMINAELDGHEYNEERLLVQHAPEIVGMNESPAQAVKTKQNSSIVSGIGMHKAGKCDAFVSAGNTGALLAASTFLLGKLEGVSRPTIAAMYPTVNGVRLVMDAGANLEVRPSMYVEFAEMGRVFVKEIMGVDDPKVGLLNVGEEEEKGTDNLKQAFKELSALPNFVGNVEGSDIFKAKADVFLCDGLVGNIVLKFGESIPGALEMFVKKGIKDLGLGADKAKLVSKVLKTSLAEFDPDQVGGVPFLGVDGLTMVGHGSSSPLAIKNMILSAAKCVEHNINEKIIASLK; from the coding sequence ATGATCATTGCTGTAGATGCCGCAGGGGGGGATCATTATCCCACAAGCCCGGTTGAAGGATCAATTCAGGCCATTAATGAGAATTCCAGCCTTACGGTTGTTCTTGTTGGACCTGAAGATATGATCAACGCCGAGCTTGACGGCCATGAATACAACGAAGAACGGCTACTTGTTCAGCATGCTCCCGAAATAGTTGGAATGAATGAATCGCCTGCTCAGGCTGTAAAAACGAAGCAAAATTCCTCTATTGTTTCTGGGATTGGTATGCATAAGGCTGGTAAATGTGATGCCTTTGTAAGTGCTGGTAATACAGGGGCTTTATTGGCTGCTTCTACCTTCCTGTTGGGAAAGTTGGAAGGTGTTAGTCGTCCAACAATCGCGGCAATGTACCCCACAGTCAACGGTGTTCGTCTGGTGATGGATGCCGGAGCTAATCTCGAAGTGCGTCCCTCTATGTATGTCGAATTTGCAGAGATGGGACGGGTCTTTGTTAAGGAGATTATGGGTGTAGATGATCCCAAAGTGGGTCTGCTCAATGTGGGTGAGGAGGAAGAAAAAGGCACTGATAACTTAAAACAGGCATTTAAGGAGCTGTCTGCCCTTCCAAATTTTGTGGGCAATGTCGAAGGGAGTGATATTTTTAAAGCTAAAGCCGACGTTTTTCTTTGCGACGGTTTAGTTGGAAATATTGTACTTAAATTTGGTGAATCAATCCCGGGAGCTCTTGAAATGTTTGTAAAGAAAGGAATAAAGGATTTAGGGCTTGGAGCTGACAAAGCAAAATTGGTTAGTAAGGTTTTAAAAACATCACTTGCAGAATTTGACCCCGATCAGGTAGGTGGTGTGCCTTTCTTAGGTGTCGATGGATTAACAATGGTAGGACACGGAAGTAGTTCTCCATTAGCGATTAAAAATATGATATTGAGTGCTGCAAAATGTGTAGAGCACAATATCAACGAAAAAATTATAGCATCTCTTAAATAA
- a CDS encoding beta-ketoacyl-ACP synthase III encodes MAERKRAAITAVGHYLPENRLTNADLEEMVETNDEWIRTRTGIEERRILKDDDKASAFMGSEAAKEVLEQRGLSGEDIDVIVFATVTPDYLFPATACLVQKEIGASNAYAFDLSAACSGFLFALTTGANFIESGRAQKVLVIGADKMSSIIDYTDRSTCILFGDGAGAVLLEPSGNENGIIDYIHRSEGDTNLSLYQPAGGSLNPASEQTVADRLHYAKQDGRTVFKKATVGMADVSAEILKDNDLTADDVDWLVPHQANLRIIDATANRMGLDNEKVMVNIDKYGNTTAATIPLCLYDWKDKLDEGDNLILAAFGGGYTWGSIYVKWGGK; translated from the coding sequence ATGGCGGAACGAAAACGAGCAGCGATAACAGCAGTAGGACATTATTTGCCTGAGAATCGGTTGACAAATGCCGATCTCGAAGAAATGGTTGAAACAAATGACGAATGGATACGAACCCGAACAGGTATTGAAGAGCGTCGCATCCTGAAAGATGATGATAAAGCCTCAGCTTTTATGGGCTCAGAGGCAGCTAAGGAGGTCTTGGAGCAACGAGGCCTCTCTGGAGAAGATATTGATGTCATTGTTTTTGCTACGGTTACTCCAGATTATCTTTTTCCGGCTACAGCTTGCTTAGTTCAGAAAGAAATAGGAGCAAGCAATGCTTATGCCTTTGATCTTTCGGCTGCTTGTTCCGGCTTTTTATTTGCACTTACAACAGGTGCTAATTTTATCGAGTCGGGACGGGCTCAGAAAGTGTTGGTCATCGGAGCAGACAAGATGAGCTCTATTATTGATTATACTGATCGATCAACATGCATTCTATTTGGTGATGGTGCTGGCGCTGTTCTGCTGGAACCTTCAGGGAATGAAAACGGAATTATCGATTATATCCATCGGTCGGAAGGTGATACGAACTTGTCATTATATCAGCCGGCAGGAGGGAGTTTAAACCCGGCAAGTGAACAAACTGTTGCTGATCGGTTGCATTATGCCAAGCAAGATGGTCGCACAGTATTCAAAAAAGCGACTGTTGGTATGGCGGATGTATCGGCAGAAATTTTGAAGGATAATGATCTTACGGCCGATGATGTTGATTGGTTGGTACCGCATCAAGCGAATCTGAGAATTATTGATGCAACAGCAAATCGCATGGGATTAGATAACGAAAAGGTCATGGTTAATATTGATAAATATGGAAATACTACGGCCGCAACGATTCCACTTTGTTTGTATGATTGGAAAGACAAATTAGACGAAGGTGACAATTTGATCCTTGCTGCTTTTGGCGGCGGTTATACTTGGGGATCAATTTATGTAAAATGGGGAGGTAAGTAA
- a CDS encoding deoxynucleoside kinase, with protein sequence MSDDINEQIEETEKDNLKFISIAGNIGAGKSSLTGLLAKHFGWQPFYESVDDNPYLSDFYDDMRRWSFNLQIYFLSSRFRHQKKMLEQEGRFVQDRTIYEDVEIFAKNLHEMGLMSDRDFENYKALFTEMTSYLQEPSLLIYIRAQVPTLVNQIQQRGRDYENTIRIEYLERLNRLYEDWIDRYPHEKLIIDTDDLDFVNNNEDLGRIIELVEQRLFGLFN encoded by the coding sequence ATGTCAGACGATATTAACGAGCAAATAGAGGAAACCGAAAAAGATAATCTTAAATTTATTTCTATTGCCGGAAATATAGGGGCGGGCAAGTCGTCGCTTACTGGTTTACTGGCCAAACATTTTGGATGGCAACCATTTTACGAATCGGTTGATGATAATCCGTATCTCTCTGATTTTTATGATGATATGCGGCGCTGGAGTTTTAATCTGCAGATTTATTTTCTGTCCAGTCGCTTTCGTCATCAAAAGAAGATGCTTGAACAGGAGGGCCGGTTTGTGCAAGATCGAACTATTTATGAGGATGTCGAGATCTTTGCGAAAAATTTGCATGAGATGGGATTAATGAGTGATCGAGACTTTGAAAATTATAAAGCCTTGTTTACAGAGATGACCAGCTACCTGCAAGAGCCCAGTTTGTTGATTTATATTCGTGCGCAGGTTCCAACGCTTGTAAATCAAATTCAGCAGCGCGGCCGTGACTACGAAAACACGATTCGCATTGAATATCTCGAGCGACTTAATCGATTATATGAAGATTGGATTGACCGTTATCCGCATGAGAAGCTGATTATCGATACTGATGACCTGGATTTTGTAAATAATAATGAAGATTTAGGGCGAATAATTGAACTTGTTGAGCAGCGGTTATTTGGGTTGTTTAATTGA
- the rpmF gene encoding 50S ribosomal protein L32 — protein sequence MAHPKRQHSKSRQGKRRSHHKIGEPTLAECDNCGAFHRYHHICQECGYYRGRQIIDVNK from the coding sequence ATGGCACATCCAAAACGACAACATTCAAAATCCCGACAGGGTAAACGTCGCTCACATCACAAAATCGGTGAGCCAACGCTCGCTGAATGCGATAACTGCGGGGCATTTCACCGATATCATCATATTTGTCAGGAATGCGGTTACTATCGCGGTCGACAAATCATCGACGTGAACAAATAA
- a CDS encoding polyprenyl synthetase family protein, whose protein sequence is MIDTELKEATKFKRKDKKTLKEITSPVSNSLSEFRVFYKDALCTDVFLLDKIVQYLLRQKGKEIRPTLVFMSAKLFGDVTERSYVAATMIELLHTATLIHDDVVDDAEVRRGFLSINKVWKNKAGVLLGDFLLSKGLLTALDYEEFKLLKVLSDAVKKMSEGELRQFKAARLFNMDEEYYFKVISEKTASLIAACCECGAISTSDDPNMHQKMHDIGMNTGIAFQIRDDLFDYGVDDIGKPKRNDIQERKVTLPFIKALENASFLETIRMRHLMRKRKKKSKDIDKIVHFVHEKGGIKYARSIMHDYADKALDELSTLPSTPERKSFEELITFIIERKK, encoded by the coding sequence ATGATTGATACTGAACTAAAAGAAGCAACAAAATTTAAGCGTAAGGATAAAAAGACGCTGAAAGAAATTACCAGTCCTGTTTCCAATAGTTTATCCGAATTCCGTGTCTTTTATAAAGATGCCCTGTGCACGGATGTATTTCTACTTGATAAAATTGTTCAATATTTACTACGTCAAAAAGGAAAGGAGATTCGTCCCACACTGGTATTTATGTCCGCTAAACTCTTTGGGGATGTAACCGAACGTAGCTACGTAGCTGCCACGATGATTGAACTTCTTCATACTGCCACGCTCATCCACGATGACGTTGTAGATGATGCAGAGGTACGGCGAGGATTTTTAAGTATTAACAAAGTATGGAAAAACAAAGCCGGCGTATTACTGGGAGACTTTTTGCTTTCAAAAGGATTGTTAACGGCTTTAGATTATGAAGAGTTCAAGCTGCTTAAAGTGCTTTCTGATGCTGTTAAAAAGATGAGTGAAGGTGAGCTTCGTCAATTTAAAGCAGCCCGGCTTTTTAATATGGATGAGGAGTATTACTTCAAAGTGATATCCGAAAAGACAGCCAGTCTCATTGCCGCTTGCTGCGAATGTGGTGCCATTTCCACTTCAGACGACCCCAACATGCACCAAAAAATGCATGACATTGGAATGAATACAGGTATTGCTTTTCAGATCCGTGATGACCTTTTTGATTATGGTGTGGATGATATCGGCAAACCTAAACGCAACGATATCCAGGAACGTAAGGTTACCCTTCCGTTCATTAAGGCATTGGAAAATGCATCGTTTTTAGAAACTATCCGCATGCGCCATTTGATGCGAAAACGTAAAAAGAAGTCCAAAGATATCGATAAGATTGTGCATTTTGTTCACGAGAAAGGAGGCATTAAATATGCCCGATCCATTATGCATGACTACGCTGATAAAGCCCTTGACGAACTTTCTACGCTCCCATCAACCCCTGAACGGAAATCTTTTGAGGAGCTTATTACTTTTATTATCGAGCGTAAAAAATAG
- a CDS encoding glucose-6-phosphate isomerase codes for MIKTDVTQARKFLAGDEFTAAFEKASTAFEKIKNRSGKGAEWLGWRDMLADPNDAILEEIDSLANKIRGKADVFIVCGIGGSHLGARAVVEALGSFFGCEGPEIIYAGHQMSGKYLKELVSYLEQSKADGEPKSVYLNVISKSGTTLETALAFRVLRKWMNNRFPDDISDRIICTTSKEGGALNELIVEHGYKKFIIPDDVGGRFSVLTPVGLLPIAVSGVDVKTLFYEAVSTYEKLEDDPQEVLEYAATKYALYQRGKSLDVLTTFDPQLKALTGWLQQLLGESEGKEEKGMFPATASFSTDLHSIGQFIQQGTRNMMETFITVRSARKSITIEELPGNHDGLNYLSGQSFHEINTQAFYGTLKAHINGDVPCVVVSIDKLNAQHIGAFIYFFELMTAIYCYCLEVNPFNQPGVEDYKEEMYQLLGKR; via the coding sequence ATGATTAAAACAGATGTGACCCAGGCCAGGAAGTTTCTGGCAGGAGATGAGTTTACTGCTGCTTTTGAAAAAGCGAGCACAGCTTTTGAAAAAATTAAAAATCGAAGTGGAAAAGGTGCGGAATGGCTGGGGTGGCGCGACATGTTGGCTGATCCCAATGACGCCATTCTTGAAGAGATTGACAGTTTGGCTAATAAAATACGTGGAAAGGCTGACGTATTTATTGTATGTGGCATTGGAGGTTCGCATTTAGGGGCTCGTGCAGTGGTAGAAGCATTAGGATCATTTTTTGGATGCGAAGGTCCTGAAATTATATATGCTGGACACCAGATGAGTGGAAAGTACCTAAAAGAACTGGTTAGTTATTTAGAACAGTCAAAAGCCGATGGTGAGCCTAAAAGCGTATATTTAAATGTGATATCAAAATCGGGCACAACTTTAGAAACAGCTCTTGCTTTCCGTGTGTTGCGTAAGTGGATGAATAATCGATTTCCTGATGATATTTCTGATCGGATTATCTGTACGACCAGCAAAGAGGGCGGGGCATTAAATGAGCTTATTGTTGAACACGGTTACAAAAAGTTTATTATTCCCGATGATGTGGGCGGACGTTTTTCAGTTCTTACTCCAGTGGGATTACTTCCCATTGCGGTATCGGGGGTTGATGTGAAGACGCTTTTCTATGAAGCAGTGTCAACCTATGAAAAATTGGAAGACGACCCTCAGGAAGTTCTTGAATATGCAGCTACGAAATATGCGCTGTATCAGAGGGGAAAAAGTTTGGATGTGTTGACAACGTTTGATCCCCAGCTTAAAGCACTAACGGGATGGCTACAGCAACTGCTGGGAGAGAGTGAGGGGAAAGAAGAAAAAGGAATGTTTCCAGCAACAGCCTCATTTTCAACCGACCTGCACAGCATTGGACAGTTTATACAGCAGGGCACTCGTAACATGATGGAAACATTTATTACTGTTAGGTCTGCCAGGAAAAGTATTACTATAGAAGAACTACCTGGCAATCATGATGGGTTGAATTATTTGTCGGGACAATCATTTCACGAAATCAATACCCAAGCTTTTTATGGCACGCTTAAAGCACATATAAATGGGGATGTGCCTTGTGTAGTGGTATCTATAGATAAGTTGAATGCACAACATATTGGGGCTTTTATCTACTTTTTTGAGCTGATGACAGCTATTTACTGCTATTGTCTCGAAGTAAATCCCTTTAATCAGCCAGGCGTTGAGGACTATAAAGAAGAAATGTATCAATTATTGGGAAAAAGATAG